A window of Candidatus Tectomicrobia bacterium genomic DNA:
TGGCCTATCTCTTCAGCCGGAGATAAAGGAGCGCCGACGTGCCGGTTGCCACAGTAGGCCTGACGACGGCGTTTGCGGCCGGGCTGCTCTCCTTCCTTTCTCCTTGCGTTCTGCCGCTGGTTCCTGGCTACGTGGCCTTTATCTCAGGGGTTTCCCTTGAGGAAATGGAAAAGGCGGTAGACCGGACGCGGAATATGAGGAAGGCGGTAGCCGCTTCCTTGCTCTTCGGGGCGGGTTTCACGGTCGTTTTCGTCCTCATGGGCGCCACCGCCACTTTGGCGGGGCAATTCCTCTTCAGCCGGTTCCTCTTTCTCCAGCGCGCGGCGGGGGTTCTTATCATCCTCTTCGGACTTCATGTCCTGGGGATTCTCCCGATTCGCTTTCTGTACCGGACGATGGCGGTCACTGTCGAGCGGCGCTCCGTAAGTCTGGGGGGAGCCTTTTTCGTTGGGGTGGCCTTCGCATTCGGATGGACGCCCTGCATCGGCCCCGTCCTCGCGGGCATTCTGGCATTCGCGGGCACCCAGCAGACCGTTCAGGAAGGAATGCTTCTGCTTTTGACTTACTCTTTCGGGCTCGGCATCCCTTTCCTCCTCACCGCCGTAGCCATGAACATGTTCCGGACGGTCCTCCAGCAGGTGCGCAAGTATATGCGCCATGTGGAGCTGGGCAGTGGCGCCCTGCTGATCCTCATCGGTGTTCTCATCGCCACTGACAACCTGTCTTGGCTCGCTTACACGCTGGGCATACCGGGAATCGCTCAATAAATCTCTTTTTCACCTTCCCGCCGGCCTGTCGAGCTGCCGGTACTGGATGGCCTCGGCCAGATGGGCGGGGGCGATGCTCGCTTCTCCCGCCAAGTCGGCAATCGTTCTCGCCAATTTCAGCACCCGGTGGTAGGCCCTGGCCGAGAGGCCGAGCCGCTGGACGGCCATCTGGAGGAGCCTTTTTCCCTCGGCGTCCGTCCGGCAGAAGCGGTTGACGAGGGCCGCCCCCATGTGGGCGTTGGAGTGAATCCCGGTTATTCCCTCGAAGCGGGCGCGCTGCACGGCGCGGGCGGCCTCGACCCGGGCGCGGATGGCTTCTGAGGATTCCCCCTCGGGCTCCTCGGCCAACTCCTTCCAGGGCAGCCTCGGCACCTCGATGTGGATGTCGATGCGGTCGAGCAAGGGCCCCGAGAGGCGCGAGCGGTAGCGCTCGACCAGCTTGGGGGTGCAGGAACAGGCCTTGGCGGTGTCTCCCAGGTGGCCGCACATGCAGGATTCCGTGGCTCTTTGGGCGGTTCCGGTTCAAAGCCACGAAACCGGTTTCGTGGCGGTACCCGAAAACCCTCGATTCCATTGGCGATCACCTCCGGCGGGTCCGCCTCGACCGGGGGCTGCTCCAAAAACAGGTAGCAGAGCAGCTTGGCGTGAACGCCCAGACGGTCACCAATTGGGAGCTGGGCCGGACGCCGCCAGATTTGCCCTTCATTCCGAAAATTATCCAGTTCCTGGGATACACCCCCTGGGACGGAAAGGCCCGAGCGCCCGGCGAGCGCCTGAAGGCCCTCCGGTGGAGTCTAGGAATGACTCAGGAGACGATGGCTCGGCGGCTGGGGATGGACCCCACCACCCTGGCGAGGTGGGAGAGGGGAGAGAAAGGACCGACGGTCAAGAAATTCAGATGGTGCGTTGAGACCATTTTTCTGCTGACCGGGGTACCCCTTACTGACGGAGGCGCTCCCGGTGCCTGACCCAGGAGGAGATGCCCGGGGGCTGGGGGTGGACCCGGGGACACTGGTGAGGTGGGAGAGGGGGAAGGGGAGGTCGGGGGACGACTTCAAAAAGCATGATCGCCGGATTCCTGGGCTTCTGGCGGGGATGATAACCTTCAAGAAACTTAAAGGCCTCAGCCCGGAGTCTCAGAAGACGGACCGGCGGGCGAGGGCAGATGCTCCTCCTTGCGGAGAGGCAGCCGGATGATGAACGCAGTTCCCCTCTCAGCTTCGCTCTCCGCCCAGATTTTCCCGCCATGAGCGTCGACGATACCGTGCGACACCGAAAGGCCAAGACCGGTGCCTTTGTCCTCGGACTTCGTGGTGAAAAAGGGGTCGAAGATCCGGGGCAGTATGTCCGGAGGGATCCCCGTCCCCGTGTCCTCGACCCGTAGCTCCATCCAGGCCTTGCCGTCTTCTGCCAGGGTCCGCGTGGACACCGTCAGCGCGCCGCCCTTGGGCATGGCGTCCAGGGCATTCTTGAAAAGGTTGAGCAGCACTTGCTGTATCTGGTATCTGTCGCCGTCGACCACCCCCTCGGAGTCCAGGTTCAAGGTCAGGCCCACGCTTCCCAGCCGGAGTTCGGACTCCAGCGGCCGGATGGATTTCTGAATCGCTTCGTTGAGGTCGAAGGGCTCGAACTGGGGCGGTTCATCCCGGGAGAGGCGCCGCATGTCGTCGCAGATCCGCGCGATCCGCTGGACGTTTCGGACGAAGACTTCCGCGGTCTTCCATTCCGGTGAGCCCTCCGCGCTCTCGGCGAGCATCCGCTGCGCATAGAGGCCGATGATGTTCGCGGGGTTCAGGATTTCATGGGCGACGCCTGCGG
This region includes:
- a CDS encoding ATP-binding protein, with the translated sequence MCGHLGDTAKACSCTPKLVERYRSRLSGPLLDRIDIHIEVPRLPWKELAEEPEGESSEAIRARVEAARAVQRARFEGITGIHSNAHMGAALVNRFCRTDAEGKRLLQMAVQRLGLSARAYHRVLKLARTIADLAGEASIAPAHLAEAIQYRQLDRPAGR
- a CDS encoding cytochrome c biogenesis protein CcdA, which encodes MPVATVGLTTAFAAGLLSFLSPCVLPLVPGYVAFISGVSLEEMEKAVDRTRNMRKAVAASLLFGAGFTVVFVLMGATATLAGQFLFSRFLFLQRAAGVLIILFGLHVLGILPIRFLYRTMAVTVERRSVSLGGAFFVGVAFAFGWTPCIGPVLAGILAFAGTQQTVQEGMLLLLTYSFGLGIPFLLTAVAMNMFRTVLQQVRKYMRHVELGSGALLILIGVLIATDNLSWLAYTLGIPGIAQ